In Streptomyces chartreusis, the following proteins share a genomic window:
- a CDS encoding aromatic ring-hydroxylating oxygenase subunit alpha gives MPLSVSDTAAHIYAHGLRNQWHAVVPSDFVAPGGLRKVTALGENWLLFRKADGTLSMLADRCPHRGAPLSLGKHLGDRVACWYHGVEVDGSGTVTSVPGLPGCNLEGKTLVTSLPVREVGGAILAWFGDEEHPEPAELTLPEPLTDPDVSAFLCYAEWNVPWRYAMENLLDPMHGAFLHHESHTMYDGDTTAKFRIRETERGYFFEKTDQRGVNFDWVELCRTGVDWVDLSIPYPPSAGPGGAFGIVGMACPVDAGRTGVFFWRYRRVTEWQRDTWRFLYKTLIEERHWQVLEQDRVMLEAMPADADQRENLYQHDLGVVRLRRLYQAQAAEQAKAAATL, from the coding sequence ATGCCACTTTCCGTATCCGACACCGCAGCCCACATCTACGCCCACGGCCTGCGCAACCAGTGGCACGCGGTCGTCCCCTCCGACTTCGTAGCCCCCGGCGGCCTGCGCAAGGTCACCGCCCTCGGCGAGAACTGGCTGCTGTTCCGCAAGGCCGACGGCACCCTGTCGATGCTCGCCGACCGCTGCCCGCACCGCGGCGCACCCCTCTCCCTCGGGAAACACCTGGGCGACCGGGTCGCGTGCTGGTACCACGGCGTCGAGGTCGACGGCTCCGGCACGGTCACCTCCGTGCCCGGCCTGCCCGGCTGCAACCTGGAGGGCAAGACCCTCGTCACCTCCCTCCCGGTCCGCGAGGTCGGCGGCGCGATCCTCGCCTGGTTCGGCGACGAGGAACACCCGGAACCCGCCGAGCTGACCCTCCCGGAGCCGCTCACCGACCCCGACGTGTCCGCCTTCCTCTGCTACGCCGAGTGGAACGTGCCGTGGCGGTACGCCATGGAGAACCTCCTCGACCCGATGCACGGCGCGTTCCTGCACCACGAGTCGCACACCATGTACGACGGCGACACCACGGCCAAGTTCCGCATCCGGGAGACCGAGCGCGGCTACTTCTTCGAGAAGACCGACCAGCGCGGAGTCAACTTCGACTGGGTGGAGCTCTGCCGCACCGGCGTCGACTGGGTGGACCTGTCCATCCCGTACCCGCCGTCGGCGGGACCGGGCGGCGCGTTCGGCATCGTCGGCATGGCCTGCCCGGTGGACGCCGGACGCACCGGCGTCTTCTTCTGGCGCTACCGCAGGGTGACCGAGTGGCAGCGCGACACCTGGCGCTTCCTCTACAAGACCCTCATCGAGGAACGCCACTGGCAGGTCCTGGAGCAGGACCGCGTCATGCTGGAGGCCATGCCCGCCGACGCCGACCAGCGGGAGAACCTGTACCAGCACGACCTGGGCGTGGTCCGCCTGCGGCGCCTGTACCAGGCCCAGGCAGCCGAGCAGGCCAAGGCGGCCGCGACACTCTGA
- a CDS encoding APC family permease, with protein sequence MPVTTPGPGPAEGAPAAGPSLRSGSLGTADIAFFVVSAAAPLTVMAGVAPLAILLGGIGAPVGYLLAGITLAVFAVGFTTMSRHVRSGGAFYAFVTRGLGRHIGIGAALLALIGYNGMEIGVYGLLGSATQDTTHALFGTDVPWLPVSLAGLLLIGYGGYRSIDFGAKVLGVLLAAETGILALLAAGVLIKGGAHGLSLHSFTPGNVLVPGTAAVLAFAFAAFTGFESTVIYRREARDPARTVPRATYIAVAFLGLFYAFVVWTVIQAFGDAEVVEAAGTDPAGLFFSAITTYVGAWAADLMHVLIVTSVLASLLAFHNAINRYGLALAEEGILPKALARVHPRHGSPYVAGIAQTVLGAVVVLAFAAAGADPYGQLLLWVNTPGMLGLMALQLLAALAVPVYFRRVSHREGVLRTVVAPVVAAVLLSTAIVLVITHLDLFTGASAGVNTLLAAIVPAVFLAGLVLAAWLRRRRPGIYARFASEPTEAGTGTGDATASQTAASRAGG encoded by the coding sequence GTGCCCGTCACCACTCCCGGCCCAGGCCCCGCCGAGGGCGCCCCGGCCGCCGGACCGTCCCTGCGCTCCGGTTCGCTCGGCACCGCCGACATCGCCTTCTTCGTCGTGTCCGCCGCCGCCCCGCTCACCGTCATGGCGGGCGTCGCTCCCCTCGCGATCCTGCTCGGCGGCATCGGAGCCCCGGTCGGCTATCTCCTGGCCGGCATCACGCTCGCCGTCTTCGCGGTCGGTTTCACCACGATGAGCCGCCACGTCCGCAGCGGCGGCGCGTTCTACGCGTTCGTCACCCGCGGACTCGGCCGCCACATCGGCATCGGCGCCGCCCTCCTCGCCCTCATCGGCTACAACGGCATGGAGATCGGCGTCTACGGCCTCCTCGGCAGCGCCACCCAGGACACCACGCACGCCCTCTTCGGCACCGACGTCCCGTGGCTGCCCGTGTCACTGGCCGGACTCCTGCTGATCGGCTACGGCGGCTACCGCTCCATAGACTTCGGCGCCAAGGTCCTCGGCGTCCTGCTCGCCGCCGAGACCGGCATCCTCGCCCTGCTCGCCGCCGGAGTGCTGATCAAGGGCGGGGCGCACGGCCTGTCCCTGCACTCCTTCACGCCCGGCAACGTCCTCGTACCCGGCACGGCGGCGGTCCTGGCCTTCGCGTTCGCCGCGTTCACCGGCTTCGAGTCGACGGTCATCTACCGCCGCGAGGCCCGCGACCCCGCCCGCACCGTCCCGCGCGCCACCTACATCGCCGTCGCCTTCCTCGGCCTCTTCTACGCGTTCGTCGTCTGGACCGTCATCCAGGCGTTCGGGGACGCCGAGGTCGTCGAGGCCGCCGGCACCGACCCCGCCGGCCTGTTCTTCTCCGCCATCACGACGTACGTCGGCGCCTGGGCCGCGGACCTCATGCACGTACTGATCGTCACCAGCGTCCTCGCGTCCCTGCTCGCCTTCCACAACGCCATCAACCGCTACGGCCTCGCCCTCGCCGAGGAGGGGATCCTGCCCAAGGCCCTCGCCAGGGTCCACCCGCGCCACGGCTCGCCGTATGTCGCCGGCATCGCCCAGACCGTGCTCGGCGCGGTCGTCGTCCTCGCCTTCGCGGCGGCCGGCGCCGACCCGTACGGACAACTGCTGCTGTGGGTCAACACCCCGGGCATGCTGGGCCTGATGGCTCTGCAACTGCTCGCCGCACTCGCCGTACCCGTCTACTTCCGGCGCGTCAGCCACCGTGAGGGCGTGCTGCGCACGGTGGTGGCGCCCGTCGTGGCCGCCGTGCTGCTCAGCACCGCCATCGTGCTCGTGATCACGCACCTGGACCTGTTCACCGGAGCCTCCGCGGGTGTGAACACGCTGCTCGCGGCCATCGTCCCCGCGGTCTTCCTGGCGGGGCTCGTGCTCGCCGCGTGGCTGCGCCGCCGCAGGCCCGGGATCTATGCCCGGTTCGCGTCCGAGCCGACCGAGGCCGGGACCGGGACCGGGGACGCCACGGCCTCGCAGACGGCGGCCTCCCGGGCCGGGGGCTGA
- a CDS encoding PDR/VanB family oxidoreductase has protein sequence MTTADEHELDLLVRRMTWEADGVLSVELARPDGKPLPAWTPGAHLDLHVGGFVRQYSLCGDPADPTGYRLGVLNEPSSRGGSRHVHTKLRPGQTVRAVGPRNHFALEPATSYLFLAGGIGITPILAMARRAERDGVPYRLIHGGRSRASMAFGAELSALTGDVTLVPQDEHGHPDLAAALRDLPADALVYCCGPEPLLKAVEEACPAGQLRVERFAAPVVERDGDDTAFEVECRRSGVTLNVDAGTSVLEAAEHAGLAVASSCRDGICGSCETRVLAGTPDHRDFLLSEAERATGETMMLCVSRCASDRLVLDL, from the coding sequence ATGACCACTGCCGACGAGCACGAACTCGACCTCCTGGTCCGCCGGATGACCTGGGAGGCGGACGGCGTCCTCTCCGTCGAGCTGGCCCGGCCGGACGGCAAACCGCTGCCGGCCTGGACGCCGGGCGCCCATCTCGACCTGCACGTGGGCGGGTTCGTCCGCCAGTACAGCCTGTGCGGCGACCCCGCCGACCCGACGGGCTACCGCCTCGGCGTGCTCAACGAGCCGTCCTCGCGCGGGGGTTCCCGCCACGTGCACACCAAGCTGCGCCCCGGCCAGACAGTGCGCGCCGTCGGCCCGCGCAACCACTTCGCGCTGGAGCCCGCCACCTCGTACCTCTTCCTCGCGGGCGGCATCGGCATCACCCCGATCCTCGCGATGGCCCGCCGGGCAGAGCGGGACGGCGTCCCGTACCGCTTGATCCACGGCGGCCGGTCCCGGGCCTCGATGGCCTTCGGCGCCGAGCTGTCCGCCCTCACCGGCGACGTGACCCTCGTACCGCAGGACGAGCACGGCCATCCCGACCTCGCGGCCGCCCTGCGGGACCTGCCTGCCGACGCGCTGGTCTACTGCTGCGGACCGGAACCCCTGCTCAAGGCCGTCGAGGAGGCCTGCCCAGCGGGGCAGTTGAGGGTCGAGCGGTTCGCCGCGCCCGTCGTCGAACGCGACGGCGACGACACCGCCTTCGAGGTCGAGTGCCGCAGATCCGGCGTGACCCTGAACGTCGACGCCGGCACCTCCGTCCTGGAGGCCGCCGAGCACGCCGGCCTTGCCGTCGCCTCCTCCTGCCGGGACGGCATCTGCGGCTCCTGCGAGACCCGCGTCCTGGCCGGTACCCCCGACCACCGTGACTTCCTGCTCAGCGAGGCCGAACGCGCCACCGGCGAGACGATGATGCTCTGCGTCTCCCGGTGTGCCTCCGACCGCCTCGTCCTGGACCTGTGA
- a CDS encoding FAD-binding protein — MSHTPSRRTVLRGLTVTGAAVSGFAPATRTWATTATADGTALVGIPPLDGTLSTDEASLAAASDDFGHIVHRRPVAVLRPGSVRDVVTMVRFCNEHRLPVAPRGQGHATQGQAQVSGGLVIDTAPLTRIGPMGPHSTTVTVGAGIRWSELAKATIAHGLTPPVFTDYLELSVGGTLSVGGIGGQTHRHGAQVDNVTELQVVTGAGEFVRCSRSRRPDLFHAALAGLGQCAVIVAATVRLVRAPGTVRHYLLPYDDLETFLQDQRTLVREGRFDYVEGQVSADPEGEFRVHTLEAVAYGPPAGPAPDDAVLLRGLRHNPSGVQIADLSYYDFLDRLAPSVAALKEAGLWDWAHPWLNLLLPGRSTGALVSRMLDDLTPADLGPGVVLVYPVRRDRLTTPLLRAPDDATPYLFAVLRTTPPDDTATVDRLLAANRSAYELAASAGGTQYPVGSIPFARADWRTHFGPAWPRLARAKRTYDPRGILVPGQGIF, encoded by the coding sequence ATGTCCCACACGCCGTCGCGACGTACCGTTCTGCGCGGACTCACGGTCACCGGCGCGGCCGTGAGCGGCTTCGCCCCCGCCACCCGCACCTGGGCCACGACCGCCACGGCGGACGGAACGGCCCTGGTCGGGATCCCGCCGCTCGACGGCACGCTGAGCACGGACGAGGCTTCCCTGGCGGCGGCCTCGGACGATTTCGGCCATATCGTGCACCGCCGCCCGGTGGCCGTGCTGCGCCCCGGGTCGGTCCGTGACGTGGTGACCATGGTCCGGTTCTGCAACGAGCACCGGCTGCCGGTGGCGCCGCGCGGCCAGGGGCACGCCACACAGGGGCAGGCGCAGGTCTCGGGCGGCCTCGTCATCGACACCGCGCCCCTCACCCGCATCGGCCCCATGGGACCGCACAGCACCACCGTCACCGTCGGCGCCGGCATCAGATGGAGCGAGCTGGCGAAGGCCACCATCGCGCACGGTCTCACCCCGCCGGTGTTCACCGACTATCTCGAACTGTCCGTCGGCGGCACCCTCTCCGTCGGCGGCATCGGCGGCCAGACCCATCGGCACGGCGCCCAGGTCGACAACGTCACCGAGCTCCAGGTCGTCACCGGCGCCGGTGAGTTCGTGCGCTGCTCCCGGTCCCGGCGCCCCGACCTCTTCCACGCGGCCCTGGCCGGACTCGGGCAGTGCGCCGTCATCGTCGCCGCCACCGTCCGCCTGGTGCGCGCCCCGGGGACCGTACGCCACTACCTGCTGCCGTACGACGACCTGGAGACCTTCCTCCAGGACCAGCGCACCCTGGTGCGCGAGGGCCGCTTCGACTACGTCGAGGGCCAGGTCTCCGCGGACCCCGAGGGCGAGTTCCGGGTCCACACCCTGGAGGCGGTGGCGTACGGCCCACCGGCCGGCCCCGCACCGGACGACGCGGTCCTGCTGCGCGGCCTGCGCCACAACCCCTCCGGCGTCCAGATCGCCGACCTCTCCTACTACGACTTCCTGGACCGGCTGGCACCTTCGGTCGCCGCGCTGAAGGAGGCCGGTCTCTGGGACTGGGCGCACCCCTGGCTCAACCTGCTGCTTCCCGGCAGGTCGACCGGCGCCCTCGTCTCCCGGATGCTGGACGACCTGACCCCGGCCGATCTGGGGCCCGGCGTCGTCCTCGTCTACCCGGTCCGGCGCGACCGCCTCACCACGCCGCTGCTGCGGGCGCCCGACGACGCGACGCCGTACCTCTTCGCGGTACTGCGCACGACGCCGCCGGACGACACGGCCACCGTCGACCGGCTGCTGGCGGCCAACCGGTCCGCCTACGAACTCGCGGCATCGGCGGGCGGCACCCAGTACCCGGTCGGCAGCATCCCCTTCGCCCGGGCGGACTGGCGCACCCACTTCGGCCCGGCCTGGCCACGGCTGGCGAGGGCCAAGCGCACGTACGACCCGCGCGGGATCCTCGTCCCCGGCCAGGGCATCTTCTGA
- a CDS encoding TetR/AcrR family transcriptional regulator codes for MGRPRTPLLDRERITTAALELVDAQGEFSVPQIARRLGVQTGSLYHHVDGRDGIVELLRERVAEAIDATTLDLRPWDAAMAAWARSYRAAFAAHPRAIPLLMTNPVRAPRVLEHYERAVTLLLDAGFRTADVMPVIIALENMVLGSALDLAAPEAMWEIADVAATPRLAEALAALGDSRTDRSFDFALEGFLAHARRTLEARGGASG; via the coding sequence ATGGGACGGCCGCGCACACCTCTGCTCGACCGCGAGCGCATCACCACCGCGGCGCTCGAACTCGTCGACGCGCAGGGCGAGTTCAGCGTCCCGCAGATCGCGCGCCGGCTCGGTGTGCAGACCGGTTCGCTGTATCACCATGTGGACGGCCGGGACGGCATCGTGGAGCTGCTGCGCGAACGGGTGGCGGAGGCCATCGACGCCACCACCCTGGACCTGCGCCCCTGGGACGCCGCCATGGCGGCCTGGGCGCGCTCCTACCGTGCCGCCTTCGCGGCGCATCCGCGGGCCATCCCGCTGCTGATGACGAACCCGGTGCGCGCCCCGCGCGTCCTAGAGCACTACGAGCGCGCCGTCACCCTCCTGCTGGACGCGGGATTCCGTACGGCGGACGTCATGCCCGTCATCATCGCGCTGGAGAACATGGTGCTCGGCTCGGCGCTGGACCTCGCCGCCCCCGAGGCCATGTGGGAGATAGCCGACGTCGCGGCGACCCCACGGCTCGCCGAGGCGCTCGCCGCACTCGGTGACAGCCGTACGGACCGGTCCTTCGATTTCGCCCTGGAGGGCTTCCTCGCGCACGCGCGGCGCACGCTGGAGGCGCGCGGGGGCGCATCCGGCTGA
- a CDS encoding recombinase-like helix-turn-helix domain-containing protein: MTTDTAWPYLEPHQTRGHEPTTYELKLARTLEEIFTHDGHELGDVVAGLNARQVRTPSGAPWTEETFRTEMQRLGA, translated from the coding sequence ATGACCACCGACACCGCCTGGCCGTACCTCGAACCGCACCAGACCCGCGGACACGAGCCGACCACCTACGAGCTGAAGCTCGCCCGCACCCTGGAGGAGATCTTCACGCACGACGGCCACGAACTCGGCGACGTCGTCGCCGGGCTCAACGCCCGCCAGGTCCGCACGCCGTCCGGCGCGCCCTGGACCGAGGAGACCTTCCGCACCGAGATGCAGCGCCTGGGAGCCTGA
- a CDS encoding MarR family winged helix-turn-helix transcriptional regulator produces MAQRRARRPDAVARIVEDWARERPGLDTSPLEVLARLHRAYLQYQSRLTAQIEKHGLSVAGFDVLTALRRAGAPYRLTAGQLAASGLISSAGVTLRLDRLENDGLLVRERDAVDRRVVYSRLTDAGLKKVDEVFAEHLENERRMLGGLSLTERRQLARLLSGLEHSIVESDTFEEGAAG; encoded by the coding sequence ATGGCTCAGCGCAGGGCGAGGCGGCCGGACGCCGTGGCGCGCATCGTGGAGGACTGGGCGCGCGAGCGCCCCGGGCTGGACACCTCGCCGCTGGAGGTGCTCGCCCGGCTGCACCGGGCCTACCTCCAGTACCAGTCGCGGCTCACGGCGCAGATCGAGAAGCACGGGCTGTCCGTCGCCGGGTTCGACGTCCTCACGGCGCTGCGCAGGGCGGGCGCGCCCTATCGGCTCACGGCGGGCCAGCTGGCCGCCTCCGGTCTGATCTCGTCGGCGGGTGTGACGCTGCGTCTGGACCGGCTGGAGAACGACGGGTTGCTCGTGCGGGAGCGCGACGCGGTGGACCGCCGTGTCGTGTACTCACGGCTCACCGACGCCGGGTTGAAGAAGGTGGACGAGGTGTTCGCCGAGCATCTGGAGAACGAGCGCCGGATGCTCGGCGGGCTCTCCCTCACCGAGCGCCGTCAGCTCGCCCGGCTGCTGTCCGGGCTGGAGCACTCCATCGTCGAGTCGGACACATTCGAGGAGGGCGCGGCGGGCTGA
- a CDS encoding ABC transporter ATP-binding protein — protein sequence MGTPETRRVLPGKRSVLLALRHYGRELTRLKWLAMPTMALSAVGNIGINYVAPLIVAKLVGEIAGDGDITVASTVPYVAGFVGVLLFSEALWRVALHCLNRLDALGIEHLYVVGMDELFAKDAAFFHDNFAGSLTKRVLSFASRFESFVDTLTFQIVGMFVPLAFGAVVLWRYEPLLVVGLLVMITVTAVCVVPLIRRRQALVDQREEAIARVSGHVADSLMNMDTVRAFAAEGLEAAEHRSRVAASRRLTLRSWDYGNLRIDTFVAPMSVLTNALGLLLAVTLGGGAHGVEAIVVAFTYYSNATRIMFEFNQIYRRLESSMTEAAQFTELLLTPPTVLDPPSPEPLLTDSSDVRFEKVTFAHTTGRPLFDGLDLAVPAGAKFGLVGRSGGGKTTLTRLLLRMTDIDAGRILIGGQDISRLRQTDLRGQIAYVPQDPAMFHRTLRDNIAFGRPDADDAEIRRAAEAAHVTEFADALPLGFDTMVGERGIKLSGGQRQRVALARAILRDAPILLLDEATSALDSESELLVQEALWRLVEGRTALVVAHRLSTVATMDRLVVLDRGQIVEQGSHDELLARDGAYAKLWQHQSGGFLDESPERAELP from the coding sequence ATGGGAACGCCTGAAACGCGCAGGGTTCTGCCGGGCAAGCGGTCGGTGCTTCTCGCACTTCGCCACTACGGGCGGGAGTTGACCCGTCTGAAGTGGCTGGCGATGCCGACGATGGCGCTGTCGGCCGTCGGCAACATCGGAATCAACTATGTGGCGCCGCTGATCGTCGCCAAGCTCGTCGGTGAGATCGCCGGCGACGGGGACATCACCGTCGCCTCGACAGTGCCGTACGTCGCCGGCTTCGTCGGTGTGCTGCTGTTCTCTGAAGCGCTGTGGCGTGTGGCGCTGCACTGCCTGAACCGCCTGGACGCTCTGGGCATCGAGCATCTGTACGTGGTCGGAATGGACGAGCTGTTCGCCAAGGACGCCGCGTTCTTCCACGACAACTTCGCCGGGTCGCTGACCAAGCGGGTCCTGAGCTTCGCGTCCCGCTTCGAGTCCTTCGTGGACACGCTGACGTTCCAGATCGTGGGGATGTTCGTGCCGTTGGCCTTCGGCGCGGTGGTGCTGTGGCGCTACGAACCGCTGCTGGTGGTCGGGCTGCTGGTGATGATCACGGTGACGGCGGTGTGCGTGGTGCCGCTGATCCGGCGTCGGCAGGCACTCGTCGACCAGCGGGAGGAGGCGATCGCGCGGGTGTCGGGGCATGTCGCCGACAGCCTGATGAATATGGACACGGTGCGGGCGTTCGCGGCCGAGGGGCTCGAGGCCGCCGAGCACCGCTCCCGGGTCGCCGCGTCCCGTCGGCTCACGCTGCGGTCGTGGGACTACGGCAATCTGCGCATCGACACCTTCGTGGCGCCGATGTCGGTGCTGACGAACGCGCTGGGACTGCTGCTGGCGGTCACGCTCGGCGGGGGCGCGCACGGCGTGGAGGCGATCGTGGTGGCCTTCACCTACTACAGCAACGCGACCCGGATCATGTTCGAGTTCAACCAGATCTACCGTCGGCTGGAGAGCTCGATGACGGAGGCCGCGCAGTTCACCGAACTGCTGCTGACCCCGCCGACCGTGCTCGACCCGCCGTCGCCGGAGCCGCTGTTGACCGACTCCTCCGATGTCCGCTTCGAGAAGGTGACCTTCGCCCACACCACCGGCCGGCCACTGTTCGACGGTCTCGACCTGGCGGTGCCCGCCGGCGCGAAGTTCGGCCTCGTGGGCCGGTCGGGCGGCGGCAAGACCACGCTGACCCGGCTGCTGCTGCGGATGACCGACATCGACGCCGGGCGGATCCTGATCGGCGGTCAGGACATCAGCAGGCTGCGCCAGACGGACCTGCGCGGCCAGATCGCCTACGTCCCGCAGGACCCGGCGATGTTCCACCGCACGCTGCGGGACAACATCGCCTTCGGCCGGCCGGACGCGGACGACGCCGAGATCCGCCGGGCGGCCGAGGCGGCGCATGTCACGGAGTTCGCCGACGCGCTGCCGCTGGGCTTCGACACCATGGTGGGCGAGCGCGGCATCAAGCTGTCGGGCGGTCAGCGCCAGCGGGTCGCGCTGGCGCGGGCGATCCTGCGTGACGCGCCGATCCTGCTGCTCGACGAGGCCACCAGTGCCCTGGACTCGGAGAGCGAGCTCCTCGTGCAGGAGGCGCTGTGGCGGCTCGTGGAGGGGCGGACGGCGCTCGTGGTGGCGCACCGGCTGAGCACGGTCGCCACCATGGACCGGCTCGTCGTGCTCGACCGCGGGCAGATCGTCGAGCAGGGCAGCCACGACGAACTGCTCGCGAGGGACGGCGCCTACGCCAAGCTGTGGCAGCACCAGTCGGGCGGTTTCCTCGACGAGAGCCCGGAGCGGGCCGAGCTGCCCTGA
- a CDS encoding amidohydrolase: MPTADLVITGARVRTLDPERPHASAVAVRDGLIAAVGEEADVRDWRGTGTEVVDLAGASLVPGLVDCHSHPVWGLEMATGLDLSSVRDLDGLRAALDTAERTDGWVVGYGLDHNAFEGRPIDRALIEDVLGDAPAFLRLYDGHSALVTGAALTAAGVTGPRTFAQRSYLATDADGRLTGHLVEHAAMDLVGTVVPRASHAERRARLVELLSAMAATGLTGAHVMDLGDLDLVDTVGRETVLPLRLRFAPWCMPGADKEALDELVALQERAGRHWRVGGVKFFMDGTVEGGTAWLEHPDCHGQGTDAFWPDPAAYGEAVRHLHRAGVRTATHAIGDAAVRHVLDTVESLGPDARLVHRVEHLESVPDDTVARFAPLGVIASMQPPHTGYTRADRSDEWSRRLGAERASRAWRLRDLRDAGAVVALGSDWPIAHFDARAVLATARAPRGAASARAGLTGLQALEGCTSHAALAAGETSAAGRIAVGFRADLTALGVDPVDAGGDEVAEAPVRLTVTGGHVVHREV; the protein is encoded by the coding sequence ATGCCCACCGCCGACCTCGTCATCACCGGCGCCCGCGTCCGAACCCTCGACCCCGAGCGCCCGCACGCCTCCGCGGTGGCCGTGCGCGACGGTCTCATCGCCGCCGTCGGTGAGGAAGCCGACGTACGGGACTGGCGCGGAACCGGCACCGAGGTCGTGGACCTGGCCGGGGCGTCCCTCGTGCCCGGCCTCGTGGACTGCCACAGCCACCCCGTCTGGGGCCTGGAGATGGCCACCGGCCTCGATCTGTCCTCGGTCCGCGACCTCGACGGACTCCGGGCGGCGCTCGACACGGCCGAACGGACCGACGGATGGGTCGTCGGGTACGGCCTCGACCACAACGCCTTCGAGGGCCGGCCCATCGACCGGGCCCTGATCGAGGACGTACTGGGCGACGCCCCGGCCTTCCTGCGCCTCTACGACGGCCACTCGGCCCTCGTCACCGGCGCCGCCCTGACGGCGGCCGGTGTCACCGGACCCCGGACCTTCGCACAGCGCTCCTACCTCGCGACCGACGCCGACGGGCGCCTGACCGGGCACCTCGTCGAGCACGCCGCGATGGACCTGGTCGGCACGGTCGTACCCCGGGCCTCGCATGCCGAACGGCGCGCCCGGCTGGTCGAGTTGCTGTCGGCGATGGCGGCGACCGGGCTCACCGGAGCCCACGTCATGGACCTCGGCGACCTCGACCTGGTCGACACCGTCGGGCGGGAGACCGTCCTGCCGCTGCGGCTGCGCTTCGCCCCCTGGTGCATGCCGGGCGCCGACAAGGAGGCCCTGGACGAACTCGTCGCCCTCCAGGAACGCGCCGGGCGGCACTGGCGGGTGGGCGGGGTGAAGTTCTTCATGGACGGAACCGTCGAGGGCGGCACCGCCTGGCTTGAACACCCGGACTGCCACGGCCAGGGCACCGACGCCTTCTGGCCGGACCCCGCCGCGTACGGCGAGGCCGTACGCCATCTGCACCGTGCCGGGGTGCGGACGGCGACCCATGCCATCGGCGACGCGGCCGTGCGCCACGTACTCGACACCGTCGAGTCGCTCGGACCGGACGCCCGTCTCGTCCACCGAGTGGAACACCTGGAGTCGGTGCCGGACGACACCGTGGCCCGGTTCGCGCCGCTCGGTGTCATCGCCTCCATGCAGCCCCCGCACACCGGTTACACCCGGGCCGACCGGTCCGACGAGTGGTCCCGGCGGCTGGGCGCGGAGCGTGCCTCGCGTGCCTGGCGCCTGCGGGACCTGCGGGACGCGGGCGCGGTCGTCGCGCTCGGCTCGGACTGGCCCATCGCCCACTTCGACGCCCGTGCGGTCCTGGCCACCGCCCGGGCGCCCCGGGGTGCTGCCTCGGCCAGGGCGGGACTCACCGGTCTCCAGGCACTTGAGGGCTGCACCTCGCACGCGGCCCTCGCGGCCGGCGAGACGTCCGCCGCCGGCCGTATCGCCGTAGGGTTCCGAGCCGATCTGACCGCGCTGGGCGTCGATCCCGTCGACGCGGGCGGCGACGAGGTCGCCGAGGCGCCGGTGCGTCTCACCGTGACGGGCGGACACGTCGTGCACCGCGAGGTCTGA